In Longimicrobium sp., one genomic interval encodes:
- the thiC gene encoding phosphomethylpyrimidine synthase ThiC produces the protein MIKRARPEPSFAGDYGEAFPSSRKVHVEGRHGIRVPMREISLSGGEPALRVYDTSGPLGGDVRQGLPSVRGEWIRARGDVTEVPSAQGPVPSNGGSAVPGHLGLGTGHSPSLIPDSLRRPRLRGTGCVTQMHYARRGEVTPEMEFVALREGVDPELVRAEVARGRAIIPANVNHPELEPMVIGRAFKVKVNANIGNSAVSSSIEEEVEKLRWATLWGADTVMDLSTGKNIHETREWIVRNSPVPIGTVPIYQALEKVGGVPEELTWEVYRDTLVEQAEQGVDYFTVHAGVLLRYIPLTAGRMTGIVSRGGSIIAKWCLAHHQESFLYTRFREICEIMRAYDVSFSLGDGLRPGSIYDANDEAQFAELRTQGELNRIAWEFDVQTMNEGPGHIPMHLIRENMEKQLEWCDEAPFYTLGPLTTDIAPGYDHITSAIGAAQIGWYGTAMLCYVTPKEHLGLPNRDDVKAGVIAYRIAAHAADLAKGHPRAREWDDALSKARFEFRWRDQFNLSLDPVTALAYHDETLPAEGAKVAHFCSMCGPKFCSMKITQDVRDYAAQQAEIEAGMQEKSAEFREKGGEVYLPVVAAPAADAQEETVAADRA, from the coding sequence ATGATCAAGCGAGCCCGTCCCGAGCCCTCCTTCGCCGGCGACTACGGCGAAGCGTTCCCCAGCTCCCGCAAGGTCCACGTCGAGGGGCGCCACGGCATCCGCGTCCCCATGCGCGAGATCTCCCTCTCCGGCGGCGAGCCCGCGCTGCGCGTCTACGACACCAGCGGCCCGCTCGGCGGCGACGTGCGGCAGGGGCTCCCCTCCGTGCGCGGCGAGTGGATCCGGGCGCGGGGCGACGTCACGGAAGTGCCCAGTGCCCAGGGCCCAGTGCCCAGTAACGGCGGTTCCGCAGTTCCTGGGCACTTGGGACTGGGCACTGGGCACTCGCCGTCGCTGATCCCCGACTCGCTCCGGCGGCCAAGGCTGCGCGGCACCGGCTGCGTCACGCAGATGCACTACGCGCGGCGGGGCGAGGTCACGCCGGAGATGGAGTTCGTGGCGCTGCGCGAGGGGGTCGACCCCGAGCTGGTGCGCGCGGAGGTGGCGCGCGGGCGGGCGATCATCCCGGCCAACGTCAACCACCCCGAGCTGGAGCCGATGGTCATCGGGCGGGCGTTCAAGGTGAAGGTGAACGCCAACATCGGGAACTCGGCCGTCTCCTCGTCCATCGAGGAGGAGGTGGAGAAGCTGCGCTGGGCGACGCTCTGGGGCGCCGACACGGTGATGGACCTCTCCACGGGGAAGAACATCCACGAGACGCGCGAGTGGATCGTGCGCAACTCGCCGGTGCCGATCGGCACGGTGCCGATCTACCAGGCGCTGGAGAAGGTGGGCGGGGTGCCCGAGGAGCTCACCTGGGAGGTGTACCGCGACACGCTGGTGGAGCAGGCCGAGCAGGGGGTGGACTACTTCACCGTGCACGCGGGCGTGCTGCTGCGCTACATCCCGCTCACCGCCGGCCGGATGACGGGGATCGTCTCCCGCGGCGGCTCCATCATCGCCAAGTGGTGCCTGGCCCACCACCAGGAGAGCTTCCTCTACACGCGCTTCCGCGAGATCTGCGAGATCATGCGGGCGTACGACGTCTCCTTCTCGCTGGGCGACGGGCTGCGCCCGGGCTCCATCTACGACGCCAACGACGAGGCGCAGTTCGCCGAGCTGCGCACCCAGGGCGAGCTGAACCGGATCGCCTGGGAGTTCGACGTGCAGACCATGAACGAGGGGCCGGGGCACATCCCCATGCACCTGATCCGCGAGAACATGGAGAAGCAGCTCGAGTGGTGCGACGAGGCGCCGTTCTACACCCTGGGGCCGCTGACGACCGACATCGCGCCGGGGTACGACCACATCACGTCGGCGATCGGCGCGGCGCAGATCGGGTGGTACGGCACGGCGATGCTCTGCTACGTGACCCCCAAGGAGCACCTGGGGCTGCCGAACCGCGACGACGTGAAGGCGGGAGTGATCGCCTACCGCATCGCGGCGCACGCGGCGGACCTGGCCAAGGGGCACCCGCGCGCCCGGGAGTGGGACGACGCGCTCAGCAAGGCTCGCTTCGAGTTCCGCTGGCGCGACCAGTTCAACCTGTCGCTGGACCCGGTGACGGCGCTGGCGTACCACGACGAGACGCTCCCGGCCGAGGGCGCCAAGGTGGCCCACTTCTGCAGCATGTGCGGACCGAAGTTCTGCTCGATGAAGATCACCCAAGACGTGCGCGACTACGCTGCCCAGCAGGCCGAGATCGAGGCGGGGATGCAGGAGAAGAGCGCCGAGTTCCGCGAGAAGGGCGGGGAAGTGTACCTGCCGGTGGTGGCCGCGCCGGCCGCGGACGCGCAGGAGGAGACGGTCGCGGCGGATCGAGCGTGA